In Cytobacillus oceanisediminis, the following proteins share a genomic window:
- a CDS encoding uracil/xanthine transporter — MDKRFGTVTIFSSVQWLFFIFANTVMVPISVGTVFGLPGETIAMMLRASLIFTGLATIFQGWKGHRYPLMEGHSGLLWGVILNLGLSASSLGMSYTEIGGGIATGVLLASAVTLILAAFNGISLLKSIFSPMVMSVYLFLLTFQLIFIFFKGMMKVSEHGTIDVPITLYSFALVIFVSLLKLKGNAVISNFSILIGLLAGWIGYDLLFAGEAVQGTASGDVSFMLFPLGQPNLEIGIVAVAFFASLMNLSNTVASISSSDRLFKKESGKREYRGSIFITAVFTVIGSGFGLVPYTPFTSSIGFLQSTRILMRTPFFIGGALLTVIGLIPHLGSWLAGMPVTVGNAVLFVAYLQLFGTAFNSLSGKVFNSDTIFRLAAPVLIGISLMNTPAAVFAELPVLIQPFLSNGLLMGVLISILLEKMVNWSAFEQLELKNN; from the coding sequence TTGGATAAACGGTTTGGTACCGTAACGATATTTTCTTCTGTTCAATGGCTATTTTTTATTTTTGCAAATACAGTGATGGTCCCGATTTCAGTTGGAACAGTCTTCGGGCTGCCGGGAGAAACGATTGCGATGATGCTGAGAGCCTCGCTTATCTTTACGGGGCTGGCGACCATTTTTCAAGGCTGGAAAGGGCATCGTTATCCTCTCATGGAAGGCCACTCCGGCTTGCTGTGGGGAGTCATCTTAAACCTTGGCCTGTCGGCGTCGTCCCTTGGCATGAGCTATACGGAAATCGGTGGCGGAATTGCGACAGGCGTGCTGCTCGCTTCGGCTGTCACGCTGATTCTCGCAGCCTTTAACGGCATCTCTCTGCTAAAATCGATATTCAGCCCGATGGTGATGTCCGTTTACCTGTTCCTATTAACCTTCCAGCTGATTTTCATCTTTTTCAAAGGCATGATGAAGGTCAGTGAACATGGAACAATTGATGTTCCAATCACCCTTTATTCCTTTGCCCTCGTCATTTTTGTGAGTTTATTAAAATTAAAAGGGAACGCCGTCATCAGCAATTTTTCTATTTTAATAGGGTTGCTGGCAGGCTGGATCGGCTATGATCTCCTGTTTGCCGGTGAAGCGGTGCAGGGGACAGCGTCTGGAGATGTGAGCTTTATGCTGTTTCCGCTGGGACAGCCTAACCTCGAAATCGGAATTGTGGCTGTAGCCTTTTTTGCCAGTCTGATGAACCTGAGCAACACAGTCGCTTCCATCAGTTCCAGTGACCGATTATTTAAAAAAGAATCCGGGAAGCGCGAGTACCGCGGCTCCATTTTTATCACCGCGGTATTCACGGTGATTGGAAGCGGGTTTGGCCTCGTGCCGTATACGCCGTTTACCTCATCGATCGGATTCCTTCAGAGTACGCGAATATTGATGAGAACACCATTCTTTATTGGGGGTGCGCTGTTGACGGTCATTGGCCTGATCCCGCACCTAGGTTCATGGCTGGCCGGCATGCCGGTAACAGTCGGGAACGCCGTGCTGTTTGTCGCGTATCTGCAGCTGTTCGGGACTGCTTTCAACAGCTTAAGCGGAAAAGTGTTTAACTCAGACACCATCTTCCGTTTAGCTGCACCCGTCCTGATCGGCATCAGCTTGATGAATACACCGGCCGCGGTGTTCGCGGAATTGCCAGTTCTGATTCAGCCATTCCTATCCAACGGGCTCCTGATGGGCGTCCTGATCTCCATTCTTCTTGAAAAAATGGTGAACTGGTCTGCGTTCGAACAGCTGGAATTGAAGAATAACTAG
- a CDS encoding aminoglycoside 6-adenylyltransferase gives MKSRTETEIMNMILTTAKEDERVRAVILNGSRANPNVRRDIFQDYDIVYIVREMESFICNHSWVDVFGERVMMQMPEEKVLPPADGRGRFHYLMQFMDGNRIDLTLIPAEKMDELLEPDSMSVLLLDKDGLIGYLPPASDRDYLIRKPDAQEFADLCNEFWWITMNISKGLWRRELTYAMFMHEQINRNVMITMLEWKVGIAADFAKSAGKAGKYLPDFLPAEDWEQFEATYSDADFNHIWEVLFTMCSLFRKTAVEVAEKLGFEYPFEDDKRVTAFLKHVRSLPADASYIY, from the coding sequence ATGAAGTCAAGAACCGAAACCGAGATAATGAATATGATTTTAACAACTGCCAAGGAAGATGAGCGGGTGCGCGCGGTTATTCTGAATGGTTCGCGCGCGAATCCGAATGTGAGGAGGGATATTTTTCAGGATTACGATATTGTGTACATAGTTAGGGAAATGGAGTCCTTTATCTGTAATCATAGCTGGGTGGATGTATTTGGCGAGCGGGTTATGATGCAGATGCCGGAGGAGAAGGTGCTGCCGCCTGCCGATGGACGCGGACGCTTCCACTATTTGATGCAGTTTATGGACGGGAACCGGATTGATCTGACTTTAATTCCGGCTGAAAAGATGGATGAACTGCTGGAGCCCGACAGTATGAGTGTGCTGCTTCTGGATAAGGATGGGCTGATTGGGTACCTGCCGCCAGCCAGTGATCGGGATTATCTCATCAGGAAGCCGGATGCTCAAGAGTTTGCGGATCTCTGCAATGAGTTTTGGTGGATCACAATGAATATCAGCAAAGGGCTTTGGCGCAGGGAGCTGACTTACGCGATGTTTATGCATGAGCAGATCAACCGCAATGTGATGATTACAATGCTGGAATGGAAGGTCGGCATCGCAGCCGATTTTGCAAAGAGCGCAGGCAAAGCCGGCAAGTATCTGCCCGATTTTCTTCCTGCCGAGGATTGGGAGCAGTTCGAGGCCACCTATTCAGACGCCGATTTTAATCACATATGGGAAGTCCTTTTTACAATGTGCTCCCTTTTCAGAAAAACGGCCGTCGAGGTCGCGGAGAAACTGGGCTTCGAGTACCCATTTGAAGATGATAAGCGTGTGACTGCTTTTTTAAAGCATGTCCGCAGCCTGCCTGCCGATGCATCATACATCTATTAA